In one ANME-2 cluster archaeon genomic region, the following are encoded:
- a CDS encoding sarcinarray family MAST domain-containing protein, whose amino-acid sequence MKKIVRLIIFLVLIYTLIPNGNAAENDYGKVIAWCNDEPATVNDLKIKIGEPITIKVQVTSKIYGFIGIELNEPGVTRSYDIISGPSDFDKGIYEYDVESGWKNEYIWIIAPNGEWTDGNAPINLYVQFNQDIDEVERVQFTIVNPIILDEHYSGPAPTRTTTDPSSSDQPPSQGSPGFGVACALLWIALVLMARRS is encoded by the coding sequence ATGAAAAAAATTGTTAGATTAATAATTTTCTTGGTTTTAATTTATACATTAATTCCAAATGGTAATGCTGCAGAAAATGATTATGGCAAAGTAATTGCATGGTGTAATGATGAACCTGCTACTGTAAATGATTTAAAAATTAAAATAGGTGAACCTATTACAATAAAAGTTCAAGTTACTTCTAAGATTTACGGTTTTATAGGTATTGAATTAAATGAACCTGGAGTTACAAGATCATATGATATTATTTCTGGTCCTAGTGATTTCGATAAAGGGATATATGAATATGATGTGGAATCTGGTTGGAAAAATGAATATATTTGGATAATAGCTCCCAACGGTGAATGGACTGATGGAAATGCTCCGATAAATCTATATGTGCAGTTCAATCAGGATATCGATGAGGTAGAACGCGTGCAATTCACCATCGTCAACCCCATCATCTTGGATGAACACTACTCAGGCCCCGCCCCCACCCGCACTACCACCGACCCCTCATCCTCTGACCAACCCCCATCCCAGGGGTCGCCAGGGTTCGGGGTGGCGTGTGCACTGCTGTGGATTGCGCTTGTGCTGATGGCGAGACGTAGCTGA
- a CDS encoding mannose-1-phosphate guanylyltransferase/mannose-6-phosphate isomerase: MKSVILAGGSGTRLWPLSRELYPKQFLKFSGTSLFQDTMRRCLKISDVSEIFVVTSEKQKFFVYGQIEELELDLLKENILLEPEGKNTLPAISFGMREIEKIHGSSTVGVFSSDHILDVDAMETIAGAKKLTDHHLVTFGIVPESPHTGYGYIKPGRALDAGYEVSEFKEKPGLDDARRYVGNGYLWNSGMFLFGTELFISQLQLHAPQLWDEFFNSDRDIKDVYHKIPAISVDYGLMEKSNHVAVVRLDNKWGDLGNFNAMYAEFDKDELGNVVYNCVDASIDSKRNLIFSSKNKAVSLVDVDDMVVVDTRDALLVCPRSSSQKVKDVVFCLKEQGDERADIHQTVYRPWGTYTVLESSEKHKIKNIRVMPGKRLSLQLHKHRSEHWVVVKGRACVEVDGEQMCLGGGESTYISAGVKHRLFNPGERVLEIIEVQLGEYVGEDDIERFDDEYGRV, translated from the coding sequence ATAAAATCAGTAATACTTGCTGGCGGCTCCGGCACCCGTCTGTGGCCTTTAAGCAGGGAACTTTACCCAAAACAATTCTTAAAATTCTCAGGCACTTCATTATTCCAGGATACCATGCGCAGGTGCCTTAAAATATCTGATGTCTCTGAAATATTTGTTGTCACCAGTGAAAAACAAAAGTTCTTTGTGTACGGGCAGATCGAAGAACTTGAACTTGATCTTCTAAAAGAAAACATCCTTCTGGAACCCGAAGGAAAAAATACACTCCCAGCCATCAGTTTTGGAATGCGTGAGATTGAAAAGATACATGGCAGTTCCACTGTCGGCGTATTCTCTTCAGACCATATCCTGGATGTCGATGCCATGGAGACCATAGCAGGTGCAAAAAAGCTGACAGACCACCATCTTGTCACATTCGGAATTGTACCTGAATCCCCACATACCGGTTATGGCTATATTAAACCCGGGCGTGCACTTGATGCGGGATATGAGGTCTCAGAGTTTAAGGAGAAACCGGGTTTGGATGATGCAAGGCGGTATGTCGGGAACGGCTATCTATGGAACAGCGGCATGTTCTTATTTGGCACTGAACTGTTCATATCACAACTTCAACTACATGCGCCGCAATTGTGGGATGAGTTCTTTAATTCGGACCGGGACATTAAAGATGTCTACCATAAAATCCCGGCAATATCAGTAGATTACGGTCTGATGGAAAAATCTAATCATGTTGCTGTTGTCAGGCTGGATAATAAGTGGGGGGATCTTGGGAACTTCAATGCTATGTATGCTGAGTTTGATAAGGATGAACTGGGCAATGTGGTTTATAATTGTGTTGACGCATCCATCGATTCAAAGAGGAATCTTATTTTTTCATCAAAGAACAAGGCCGTCTCACTGGTTGATGTCGATGATATGGTTGTAGTGGATACCAGGGATGCCTTGCTGGTATGCCCTAGGAGCAGCAGCCAGAAGGTTAAGGATGTGGTGTTTTGCCTGAAAGAGCAGGGTGATGAGCGGGCAGATATTCACCAGACAGTGTACAGGCCGTGGGGTACTTATACTGTGCTTGAGAGTTCAGAGAAGCATAAGATCAAGAATATCAGGGTGATGCCGGGTAAGAGGTTGAGTCTGCAGCTTCATAAACACAGGAGTGAGCACTGGGTGGTTGTGAAGGGCAGGGCGTGTGTTGAGGTTGATGGGGAGCAGATGTGTCTGGGTGGGGGGGAGAGTACTTATATTAGTGCTGGTGTAAAGCATAGGTTGTTTAATCCGGGAGAGAGGGTACTGGAGATCATTGAGGTGCAGTTGGGTGAGTATGTGGGTGAGGATGATATTGAGAGGTTCGATGATGAGTATGGACGAGTTTGA